The Streptomyces sp. NBC_01689 genome includes a window with the following:
- a CDS encoding helix-turn-helix transcriptional regulator, translating into MLETSARLLRLLSLLQSHREWSGAGLAERLGVTPRTVRRDVDRLRELGYPVNASPGTGGGYQLGAGAELPPLLLDDDEAVAVAVGLRTAAGQGVEGIGETSVRALAKLEQVLPHRLRRRVSALNAFTVPMLRGPQTSAADPAVLTELAHACRDSERMRFDYRDHGGSPSRRTVEPHRLVCTERRWYLVAWDVDRDDWRTFRVDRITPRPPHGPRFPPRTPPADDLASYVSRGVSTGAYATHAVVRLFVPPAEAAERISPSAGTLEAEGENSCLLRTGAANLDVMVIHVMLMGLEFEVLEPVELTEAIRTAHGRLSRALERAPGKSRGTGDGTGPTPGTGGGTGAR; encoded by the coding sequence ATGCTGGAGACCTCGGCACGGCTGCTGCGACTGCTCTCGCTGCTGCAGTCCCATCGCGAATGGTCGGGCGCCGGCCTGGCGGAGCGCCTCGGCGTGACACCCCGCACCGTGCGCCGCGACGTGGACCGGCTGCGCGAACTGGGCTATCCCGTGAACGCGAGCCCGGGCACCGGAGGCGGCTATCAGCTCGGCGCGGGCGCCGAACTGCCCCCGCTCCTGCTGGACGACGACGAGGCGGTGGCCGTCGCGGTCGGTCTGCGCACGGCCGCCGGACAGGGCGTCGAGGGAATCGGCGAGACGTCCGTACGGGCCCTCGCCAAGCTCGAACAGGTCCTGCCGCACCGGCTGCGCCGCAGGGTGAGCGCGCTCAACGCGTTCACCGTGCCGATGCTCCGCGGCCCGCAGACCTCCGCGGCCGACCCGGCGGTGCTCACGGAACTCGCCCACGCCTGCCGCGACTCCGAGCGAATGCGCTTCGACTACCGCGACCACGGCGGCTCCCCGTCCCGTCGCACCGTCGAACCGCACCGCCTGGTCTGCACCGAACGGCGCTGGTACCTGGTCGCCTGGGACGTCGACCGCGACGACTGGCGCACGTTCCGGGTGGACCGCATCACCCCGAGGCCCCCGCACGGACCGCGCTTCCCGCCCCGTACCCCGCCGGCGGACGACCTGGCCTCCTATGTCTCCCGGGGCGTCTCCACGGGCGCGTACGCCACCCACGCGGTGGTCCGGCTGTTCGTTCCCCCGGCGGAGGCGGCCGAGCGGATCTCGCCGTCGGCGGGGACGCTGGAGGCCGAGGGCGAGAACAGCTGTCTCCTGCGCACCGGAGCCGCGAATCTCGACGTGATGGTGATCCACGTGATGCTGATGGGCCTCGAGTTCGAGGTGCTCGAACCCGTCGAGCTGACCGAGGCGATCAGAACGGCGCACGGCAGGCTGTCCCGGGCGCTGGAGCGGGCTCCCGGGAAATCGCGCGGGACGGGGGACGGCACGGGTCCGACACCGGGAACCGGAGGCGGAACCGGGGCGCGCTGA
- a CDS encoding prephenate dehydrogenase: MRTALVIGTGLIGTSAALALAQRGVVVHLTDHDPEQARTAAALGAGTEETPAGPVDLAIVAAPPAHVAATLADAMRRGLARGYLDVASVKGGPRRELEALGLDLSAYIGSHPMSGREKSGPLAATGDLFEGRPWVLTPTRDTDTEVLNLALELVSHCRALPVVMDADAHDRAVALVSHMPHLVSSMVAARLQHAEEAAVRLCGQGIRDVTRIAASDPRMWIDILSANPGPVADLLADVSADLDETVRALRALQSSDEAKRSEGAGGIEDVLRRGNAGQVRVPGKHGAAPLTYETVAVLIDDQPGQLARIFADAGAAGVNIEDVRIEHATGRQAGLVQLMVEPKAVPVLSAALRDRGWALRQ; the protein is encoded by the coding sequence GTGAGGACCGCGCTCGTCATCGGAACCGGTCTGATCGGCACCTCGGCGGCGCTCGCGCTCGCCCAGCGCGGTGTCGTCGTCCACCTCACCGACCACGACCCGGAGCAGGCCCGCACGGCCGCCGCGCTCGGCGCCGGAACCGAGGAGACGCCCGCGGGGCCCGTGGACCTCGCGATCGTCGCGGCCCCGCCCGCGCACGTGGCGGCCACGCTCGCCGACGCCATGCGGCGCGGGCTCGCGCGCGGCTACCTCGACGTGGCGAGCGTCAAGGGCGGCCCGCGCCGGGAACTGGAGGCCCTGGGCCTCGACCTCTCCGCGTACATCGGCTCGCACCCCATGTCGGGCCGCGAGAAGTCGGGCCCGCTGGCCGCGACGGGCGACCTCTTCGAGGGCCGCCCCTGGGTCCTGACGCCCACCCGGGACACGGACACCGAGGTCCTGAACCTCGCGCTGGAACTGGTCTCGCACTGCCGCGCGCTCCCCGTCGTCATGGACGCCGACGCCCACGACCGGGCGGTCGCGCTCGTCTCGCACATGCCGCACCTGGTGTCCAGCATGGTCGCCGCGCGTCTGCAGCACGCCGAGGAGGCCGCGGTACGGCTCTGCGGGCAGGGCATCCGTGACGTGACCCGGATCGCGGCCTCGGACCCCCGGATGTGGATCGACATCCTCTCGGCGAACCCGGGGCCGGTCGCCGACCTCCTCGCGGACGTCTCCGCCGACCTCGACGAGACGGTCCGGGCGCTGCGTGCCCTGCAGTCCTCCGACGAGGCCAAGCGCAGCGAGGGGGCCGGCGGCATCGAGGACGTGCTGCGCCGCGGCAACGCGGGCCAGGTGCGGGTCCCGGGCAAGCACGGCGCCGCTCCGCTGACGTACGAGACGGTCGCCGTCCTCATCGACGACCAGCCGGGCCAGCTGGCCCGTATCTTCGCCGACGCCGGGGCGGCCGGCGTCAACATCGAGGACGTACGCATCGAGCACGCGACGGGCCGCCAGGCCGGTCTGGTCCAGCTGATGGTCGAGCCCAAGGCGGTACCCGTGCTGAGCGCGGCGCTGCGGGACCGGGGCTGGGCGCTGCGCCAGTAG
- a CDS encoding nucleotidyltransferase domain-containing protein — MIDDVLAIDLSGVVAEQPDPVLFATVSGAHLYGFPSRDSDVDLRGVHLLPAAELVGLGEPEETRSRMWDRDGVEMDLVTHDLRKFVRLMLRRNGYVLEQLLSPLVVHTGEAHRELVSLAPGVLTRHHAHHYRGFASTQWRLFEKSGELKPLLYTFRVLLTGIHLMRGGEVQADLRALVDEPGAPSYLPDLMAAKAEREHGPADVDRERVADDVERLHGLLDEAQRLSGLPDAPSVRAALDAFVVRVRLEGARVGAVR; from the coding sequence ATGATCGACGACGTCCTGGCCATCGACCTCTCCGGCGTGGTGGCCGAGCAGCCCGACCCGGTGCTGTTCGCCACCGTCTCGGGCGCCCATCTGTACGGCTTCCCGTCGCGCGACTCGGACGTCGACCTGCGGGGCGTCCACCTGCTTCCGGCGGCCGAACTGGTCGGGCTGGGCGAGCCGGAGGAGACCCGGTCGCGGATGTGGGACCGGGACGGGGTCGAGATGGACCTCGTCACCCACGACCTGCGGAAGTTCGTGCGGCTGATGCTGCGGCGCAACGGCTATGTCCTGGAGCAGCTGCTCTCGCCCCTGGTCGTCCACACCGGCGAGGCCCACCGCGAGCTGGTCTCGCTCGCCCCGGGCGTCCTCACCCGCCATCACGCCCACCACTACCGCGGGTTCGCCTCGACACAGTGGCGGCTCTTCGAGAAGAGCGGTGAACTCAAGCCGCTCCTCTACACGTTCCGGGTGCTGCTCACCGGCATCCACCTGATGCGCGGCGGCGAGGTGCAGGCGGACCTGCGCGCGCTCGTCGACGAGCCCGGGGCGCCCTCGTACCTGCCGGACCTGATGGCGGCGAAGGCCGAGCGCGAGCACGGACCGGCGGACGTGGACCGGGAACGCGTCGCCGACGACGTGGAGCGCCTGCACGGGCTGCTGGACGAGGCGCAGCGGCTGTCAGGGCTGCCGGACGCCCCGTCCGTACGGGCCGCCCTGGACGCGTTCGTGGTCCGGGTGCGGCTGGAGGGTGCCAGGGTCGGCGCGGTGCGCTGA
- a CDS encoding YidB family protein, with the protein MADNDLGSLLGGLLGAGPGGGQGGGPSGGQDGAPGGIDVLGSLLRSLTDGQGGAGNPLGGLMDLLAKSGLADQARSWIGTGENKPVSGEQVARALPADTLHEVAARSGVSPEQAADRIAEHLPRAVDRLTPGGELPRSGASLADLIRQQSL; encoded by the coding sequence ATGGCGGACAACGATCTCGGCAGCCTGCTCGGCGGTCTCCTCGGCGCCGGACCGGGCGGCGGGCAGGGTGGCGGACCGAGCGGCGGGCAGGATGGCGCACCCGGCGGGATCGACGTCCTGGGCTCGCTGCTCCGGTCCCTGACCGACGGCCAGGGCGGCGCCGGCAACCCGTTGGGCGGGCTGATGGACCTGCTCGCGAAGTCCGGGCTCGCGGACCAGGCCCGGTCGTGGATCGGCACCGGCGAGAACAAGCCCGTCTCCGGCGAACAGGTCGCCCGGGCGCTGCCCGCCGACACCCTCCACGAGGTCGCCGCCCGCAGCGGGGTCAGCCCCGAGCAGGCCGCGGACCGGATCGCCGAGCACCTGCCGCGGGCGGTCGACCGACTGACCCCGGGCGGCGAGCTGCCGCGCTCGGGCGCCTCCCTGGCGGACCTGATCAGACAGCAGTCGCTCTGA
- the der gene encoding ribosome biogenesis GTPase Der — MNDHIQPDGSAGPAGHEHGALGDAEYAEFMELAAEEGFDIEDVEGAIDEAGHGPLPVLAVVGRPNVGKSTLVNRIIGRREAVVEDKPGVTRDRVTYEAEWAGRRFKLVDTGGWEQDVLGIDASVAAQAEYAIEAADAVVFVVDAKVGATDTDEAVVRLLRKAGKPVVLCANKVDGPSGEADASYLWSLGLGEPHPVSALHGRGTGDMLDAVLEALPEAPAQTFGAAVGGPRRIALIGRPNVGKSSLLNKVANEDRVVVNEIAGTTRDPVDELIELGGVTWKFVDTAGIRKRVHLQQGADYYASLRTAAAVEKAEVAVILIDASETISVQDQRIVTMAVDAGRAIVLAFNKWDTLDEERRYYLEREIETELLQVAWAPRVNVSARTGRHMEKLVPAIETALDGWETRVPTGRLNAFLGELVAAHPHPVRGGKQPRILFGTQAGTKPPRFVLFASGFIEHGYRRFIERRLREEFGFEGTPIHISVRVREKRGANKKK, encoded by the coding sequence ATGAACGACCACATCCAGCCCGACGGCTCGGCCGGCCCGGCCGGGCACGAGCACGGGGCGCTTGGCGATGCCGAGTACGCGGAGTTCATGGAGCTCGCCGCGGAAGAGGGCTTCGACATCGAGGACGTCGAGGGCGCGATCGACGAGGCGGGCCACGGCCCGCTGCCCGTCCTCGCCGTCGTCGGCCGCCCGAACGTCGGCAAGTCGACCCTGGTGAACAGGATCATCGGCCGCCGCGAGGCCGTCGTCGAGGACAAGCCCGGCGTCACCCGTGACCGCGTCACCTACGAGGCCGAGTGGGCGGGCCGCCGCTTCAAGCTCGTCGACACCGGCGGCTGGGAGCAGGACGTCCTCGGCATCGACGCGTCCGTCGCCGCCCAGGCCGAGTACGCGATCGAGGCGGCCGACGCGGTCGTCTTCGTCGTGGACGCCAAGGTCGGCGCGACCGACACCGACGAGGCGGTCGTGCGGCTGCTGCGCAAGGCCGGCAAGCCGGTCGTGCTGTGCGCCAACAAGGTCGACGGGCCGAGCGGCGAGGCGGACGCCTCGTACCTCTGGTCCCTCGGGCTCGGCGAGCCGCACCCCGTCTCCGCGCTGCACGGCCGCGGCACCGGCGACATGCTGGACGCCGTCCTGGAGGCGCTTCCGGAGGCCCCGGCGCAGACCTTCGGCGCCGCGGTGGGCGGTCCGCGCCGCATCGCCCTCATCGGCCGCCCGAACGTCGGCAAGTCGTCCCTGCTGAACAAGGTGGCCAACGAGGACCGCGTGGTGGTCAACGAGATCGCGGGCACCACCCGGGACCCGGTCGACGAGCTCATCGAACTCGGCGGCGTCACCTGGAAGTTCGTGGACACGGCGGGCATCCGCAAGCGCGTCCACCTCCAGCAGGGCGCCGACTACTACGCCTCGCTGCGTACCGCGGCGGCCGTGGAGAAGGCCGAGGTCGCGGTCATCCTGATCGACGCCTCCGAGACCATCTCCGTGCAGGACCAGCGCATCGTCACGATGGCCGTCGACGCGGGCCGCGCGATCGTCCTCGCCTTCAACAAGTGGGACACCCTCGACGAGGAGCGCCGCTACTACCTGGAGCGGGAGATCGAGACCGAGCTCCTCCAGGTGGCGTGGGCGCCCCGGGTGAACGTCTCGGCGCGCACCGGCCGGCACATGGAGAAGCTCGTCCCGGCGATCGAGACGGCCCTGGACGGCTGGGAGACCCGGGTTCCGACCGGCCGTCTGAACGCCTTCCTCGGTGAGCTGGTCGCCGCCCATCCGCACCCGGTCCGCGGCGGCAAGCAGCCCCGCATCCTGTTCGGCACGCAGGCGGGGACGAAGCCCCCGCGGTTCGTGCTCTTCGCCTCCGGGTTCATCGAGCACGGCTACCGGCGCTTCATCGAGCGCCGGCTGCGCGAGGAGTTCGGTTTCGAGGGGACGCCGATCCACATCTCGGTGCGGGTGCGCGAGAAGCGCGGTGCGAACAAGAAGAAGTAG
- a CDS encoding Rieske (2Fe-2S) protein codes for MTNPPARRTVLGTGAAAALLVGCSKYGDGDGSSEVSASPAESGAAGTELARTSDIPVGGGKIFKDRKIVVTQPTKGEFKAFSAICTHQGCTVSTVADGTIDCPCHGSKYRITDASVVKGPATAPLPAERITVEKNSIRLA; via the coding sequence ATGACCAACCCCCCGGCGCGGCGCACCGTCCTCGGCACGGGTGCGGCCGCCGCCCTGCTCGTGGGGTGCAGTAAGTACGGCGACGGCGACGGCAGTTCGGAGGTGTCCGCGTCACCGGCCGAGTCCGGCGCCGCCGGGACCGAACTCGCCCGCACGAGCGACATCCCGGTCGGCGGCGGCAAGATCTTCAAGGACCGCAAGATCGTGGTCACCCAGCCCACGAAGGGCGAGTTCAAGGCCTTCTCGGCGATCTGCACCCATCAGGGCTGCACCGTGAGCACCGTCGCCGACGGCACGATCGACTGCCCCTGCCACGGCAGCAAGTACCGCATCACCGACGCCTCGGTGGTGAAGGGCCCCGCCACGGCTCCCCTGCCCGCCGAGCGGATCACCGTGGAGAAGAACTCGATTCGCCTGGCGTGA
- the cmk gene encoding (d)CMP kinase — translation MENGAARTAPAVIVAIDGPSGTGKSSTSKAVAAQLGLSYLDTGAQYRAITWWMVSNGIDVTDPTAIAAVAGKPEIVSGTDPSAPAITVDGTDVAGPIRTQEVTSKVSAVSAVPEVRARITDLQRSIAADAEYGIVVEGRDIGTTVLPDADLKIFLTASPEARAARRSGELKGADVQATREALLKRDAADSSRKTSPLAKADDAVEVDTSDLTLQQVIECVVTLVEEKRAAK, via the coding sequence GTGGAAAACGGCGCCGCCCGGACCGCCCCGGCAGTGATTGTCGCCATCGACGGCCCCTCCGGCACGGGCAAGTCGAGCACCTCCAAGGCCGTGGCCGCGCAGCTGGGCCTCAGCTACCTGGACACGGGCGCGCAGTACCGGGCGATCACCTGGTGGATGGTGAGCAACGGCATCGACGTCACGGACCCGACGGCGATCGCCGCCGTGGCGGGCAAGCCGGAGATCGTCTCGGGCACCGACCCGTCCGCGCCGGCCATCACGGTCGACGGGACCGACGTCGCGGGCCCGATCCGCACCCAGGAGGTCACCTCCAAGGTCAGCGCGGTCAGCGCGGTGCCCGAGGTGCGCGCACGGATCACCGACCTGCAGCGTTCGATCGCCGCGGACGCGGAGTACGGCATCGTCGTCGAGGGCCGGGACATCGGCACCACGGTGCTGCCCGACGCCGACCTGAAGATCTTCCTCACCGCCTCCCCGGAGGCGCGCGCCGCCCGCCGCAGCGGCGAGCTGAAGGGCGCCGACGTGCAGGCGACGCGCGAGGCCCTGCTGAAGCGGGACGCGGCCGACTCCAGCCGCAAGACCTCCCCGCTCGCCAAGGCGGACGACGCGGTCGAGGTGGACACCTCCGACCTCACCCTCCAGCAGGTCATAGAGTGCGTCGTCACCCTCGTCGAGGAGAAGCGGGCCGCCAAGTGA
- a CDS encoding phosphatase PAP2 family protein codes for MRTERNLTRLDRVFARLDREPERPAHIDVPKMSRHRVVLFGATLAFYVAIVWAVAITSWLVRFDWQVMFFRPYQQWPEIHAFLDYYVVLGQRGPTAVMVAAWLGWRSWRQHTLRPLLTLGASLLLLNITVGAAKLGMGRLGPHYAITIGSNEMGLGGDIFPSGHTANAVVTWGILAYLASTPGARRWLSALSAVTSLGVGLTTVYLGTHWLSDVLLGWAAGLLILLALPWCEPLIARAETAIFTLRDVWRSRRGRTAPAPAGVPVGAPVGAPVLVKQHGPADDEVPARETVAAGRSPRGPVHLAPGPHLARSERTPVTPAGSRRPPHADRAARSATTTASARPAAGG; via the coding sequence GTGCGTACCGAACGAAACCTCACCCGTCTGGACCGGGTCTTCGCCCGGCTGGACCGTGAGCCGGAACGGCCGGCCCACATCGATGTGCCGAAGATGAGCAGGCACAGGGTCGTGCTCTTCGGAGCCACCCTGGCCTTCTACGTGGCCATCGTGTGGGCCGTGGCGATCACTTCATGGCTGGTCCGGTTCGACTGGCAGGTCATGTTCTTCCGGCCCTACCAACAGTGGCCGGAGATCCACGCGTTCCTCGACTACTACGTGGTGCTCGGCCAACGCGGGCCCACCGCCGTGATGGTGGCGGCCTGGCTCGGCTGGCGCTCGTGGCGGCAGCACACCCTCCGCCCCTTGCTGACGCTGGGCGCCTCGCTGCTCCTGCTGAACATCACGGTCGGCGCCGCCAAGCTCGGCATGGGCCGCCTCGGCCCGCACTACGCCATCACCATCGGCTCGAACGAGATGGGTCTGGGCGGCGATATATTTCCTTCGGGCCACACCGCGAACGCCGTGGTGACCTGGGGGATTCTGGCCTATCTGGCCTCGACCCCGGGGGCGCGGCGCTGGCTGTCCGCACTGTCCGCCGTGACCTCGCTCGGCGTCGGCCTCACCACCGTCTACCTCGGTACGCACTGGCTGAGCGACGTGCTCCTCGGCTGGGCCGCCGGCCTGTTGATCCTGCTCGCCCTGCCCTGGTGCGAGCCGCTGATCGCCCGCGCCGAGACCGCGATCTTCACGCTGCGCGACGTCTGGCGCTCCCGTCGCGGCCGTACCGCGCCCGCCCCGGCCGGCGTTCCCGTCGGCGCCCCGGTCGGCGCGCCCGTCCTGGTCAAGCAGCACGGGCCCGCGGACGACGAGGTGCCGGCGCGCGAGACCGTGGCCGCCGGCCGCTCGCCGCGGGGACCCGTCCACCTGGCCCCCGGACCGCACCTGGCCCGCTCCGAGCGGACCCCGGTCACCCCGGCCGGCAGCCGCCGGCCGCCGCACGCGGACCGCGCGGCACGCTCCGCGACCACGACCGCCTCGGCCCGCCCGGCCGCAGGCGGCTGA
- a CDS encoding I78 family peptidase inhibitor, translated as MAPIPTPPAEPEDDPESYVGMEGSGAEHRARERGWSSVRSLPPGAIITMEYRVGRLNFEVADGRVTRCWKG; from the coding sequence ATGGCACCCATTCCCACTCCGCCTGCGGAACCCGAGGACGACCCGGAGAGCTATGTCGGGATGGAGGGGAGCGGCGCCGAGCACCGCGCCCGTGAGCGGGGCTGGTCCTCGGTGCGCTCCCTCCCGCCCGGCGCGATCATCACCATGGAGTACCGCGTGGGGCGGCTGAACTTCGAGGTCGCCGACGGGCGGGTCACCCGCTGCTGGAAGGGCTGA
- a CDS encoding lysophospholipid acyltransferase family protein, which translates to MRRHPRRGEAGRQVTAPSERGAEVGRRIGVGLMYGLWKPRVLGAWKVPATGPAILAVNHSHNIDGPMVMGVAPRPTHFLIKKEAFIGPLDPFLLGIGQVKVDRTTTDRTAITQALGVLSAGGVLGIFPEGTRGEGDFASLRAGLAYFAVRSGAPIVPVAVLGSSGRSSRLTKGLPPLRSRVDVVFGDPFEAGDGSGRRTRKALDEATTRIQKQLGAHLDHARRLTGRPETAGRPTGH; encoded by the coding sequence GTGCGTCGTCACCCTCGTCGAGGAGAAGCGGGCCGCCAAGTGACCGCACCCTCGGAGAGGGGCGCCGAGGTCGGGCGCCGTATCGGCGTCGGCCTGATGTACGGCCTGTGGAAGCCGCGCGTGCTCGGCGCCTGGAAGGTCCCCGCGACCGGCCCGGCGATCCTCGCCGTGAACCACTCGCACAACATCGACGGCCCGATGGTCATGGGGGTGGCACCCCGGCCCACCCACTTCCTGATCAAGAAGGAAGCGTTCATCGGCCCTCTCGACCCGTTCCTGCTCGGCATCGGGCAGGTCAAGGTCGACCGCACCACCACCGACCGCACCGCGATCACCCAGGCCCTCGGCGTCCTCTCGGCCGGCGGGGTGCTCGGCATCTTCCCGGAGGGCACCCGCGGCGAGGGGGACTTCGCCTCGCTGCGCGCCGGGCTCGCCTACTTCGCGGTCCGCAGCGGCGCCCCCATCGTCCCGGTGGCGGTCCTGGGAAGTTCCGGCAGGAGCAGCCGGCTGACCAAGGGGCTTCCCCCGCTGCGCAGCCGCGTCGACGTCGTCTTCGGAGACCCCTTCGAGGCGGGCGACGGCAGTGGGCGGCGTACGCGCAAGGCACTGGACGAGGCGACCACGCGCATCCAGAAGCAGCTGGGCGCCCACCTGGACCACGCCAGGCGTCTGACCGGACGCCCGGAGACCGCCGGGCGCCCCACCGGGCACTAG
- a CDS encoding nucleotidyltransferase domain-containing protein, whose translation MRSEDLVRDHTIYSCVMGSRAFGLATEDSDTDRRGVFLAPTPLFWRFEKPPTHVEGPADEQFSWELERFCVLALRANPNILECLHSPLVEYADATGRALLELRGAFLSRRAHETFARYAQGQRQKLEADVRRDGAPRWKHAMHLLRLLMTSRDLLRTGTLTLDVGEQREPLLAVKRGEVPWPRVEAWMNGLATEADESLARSPLPAGPDHARVEDFLTAVRRASAHRADPGTLQPHPDHERVQGGPYGRGVRQP comes from the coding sequence ATGCGATCCGAGGACCTGGTGCGCGACCACACGATCTACTCCTGTGTGATGGGGTCGCGCGCCTTCGGCCTGGCCACCGAGGACAGCGACACCGACCGCCGGGGCGTGTTCCTCGCCCCGACCCCGCTGTTCTGGCGCTTCGAGAAGCCGCCGACCCATGTCGAGGGCCCGGCCGACGAGCAGTTCAGCTGGGAGCTCGAACGGTTCTGCGTCCTCGCGCTGCGCGCCAATCCGAACATCCTGGAGTGCCTCCACTCCCCGCTCGTCGAGTACGCCGACGCCACGGGCCGCGCGCTGCTGGAGCTGCGCGGGGCCTTCCTCTCCCGCCGGGCCCACGAGACGTTCGCCCGCTACGCGCAGGGCCAGCGCCAGAAGCTGGAGGCCGACGTCCGCCGGGACGGCGCACCGCGCTGGAAGCACGCGATGCACCTGCTCCGCCTTCTCATGACCTCCCGGGACCTGCTGCGCACCGGCACCCTGACCCTCGACGTCGGCGAGCAGCGCGAACCGCTGCTCGCCGTGAAGCGCGGCGAGGTCCCGTGGCCCCGGGTGGAGGCGTGGATGAACGGCCTGGCCACGGAGGCGGACGAGTCCCTCGCGCGCAGTCCCCTGCCGGCCGGGCCCGACCACGCCCGTGTCGAGGACTTCCTGACCGCCGTGCGCCGCGCCTCAGCGCACCGCGCCGACCCTGGCACCCTCCAGCCGCACCCGGACCACGAACGCGTCCAGGGCGGCCCGTACGGACGGGGCGTCCGGCAGCCCTGA
- a CDS encoding LysM peptidoglycan-binding domain-containing protein → MSACADNTRKTRTTTRTTAVLAGAALLAPLGLLAATGEAAAADSGVWDRIAQCESGGNWHINTGNGYYGGLQFSAGTWRAYGGTAYAATADKASRSAQIAIAAKVQNAQGWGAWPTCSARAGAYGSAPGSSGAGSAGKPATRKSAPKPVSKRAPSAAAPEAAPSRKRSAPARAPEHTNRDLSRGGHGNYTVRSGDTLSGIAARHATGWREIYAANRAVIGGDPDLIVPGQRLDI, encoded by the coding sequence ATGTCCGCATGTGCCGACAACACCCGTAAGACCCGCACGACGACCCGTACGACGGCGGTCCTCGCCGGGGCGGCTCTGCTCGCCCCGCTCGGACTGCTCGCCGCGACCGGCGAAGCCGCCGCGGCCGACAGCGGAGTGTGGGACCGCATCGCCCAGTGCGAGAGCGGCGGGAACTGGCACATCAACACCGGCAACGGCTACTACGGAGGACTCCAGTTCTCCGCAGGCACCTGGCGCGCGTACGGCGGCACGGCCTACGCGGCGACCGCCGACAAGGCCTCCAGGAGCGCCCAGATCGCCATTGCCGCCAAGGTCCAGAACGCACAGGGCTGGGGCGCCTGGCCCACCTGTTCGGCCCGGGCCGGAGCCTACGGAAGCGCGCCCGGATCCTCGGGCGCCGGATCGGCCGGAAAGCCGGCCACCAGGAAATCGGCGCCGAAGCCGGTGTCCAAGCGGGCGCCGTCGGCCGCCGCGCCCGAGGCGGCCCCGTCGAGGAAGCGCTCGGCACCCGCGCGCGCGCCGGAGCACACGAACCGCGACCTGTCCCGCGGCGGCCACGGGAACTACACGGTCCGCAGCGGCGACACCCTCAGCGGCATCGCGGCACGGCACGCGACCGGCTGGCGGGAGATCTACGCGGCCAACCGGGCGGTCATCGGCGGTGATCCCGACCTGATCGTGCCCGGACAGCGGCTCGACATCTGA
- the aroH gene encoding chorismate mutase: MAVRAVRGAVQLERDEAGHMDERVGELLTAVLERNGLTTDDLISVWFTATPDLHSDFPAAAARKLGIVDVPLICAQELDIEGAMPRVVRILAHIESDRPRADIAHVYLGAAGALRKDIAQ, translated from the coding sequence GTGGCGGTACGAGCGGTCCGGGGCGCCGTCCAACTGGAACGGGACGAGGCCGGCCACATGGACGAGCGGGTCGGCGAGCTGCTCACCGCCGTCCTGGAGCGGAACGGACTCACCACCGACGACCTGATCAGCGTCTGGTTCACCGCGACGCCCGATCTCCACAGCGACTTCCCCGCGGCCGCGGCCCGCAAGCTGGGCATCGTCGACGTACCGCTGATCTGCGCCCAGGAACTGGACATCGAGGGCGCGATGCCCCGTGTCGTACGGATCCTCGCGCACATCGAGTCCGACCGGCCCCGGGCCGACATCGCGCACGTCTACCTGGGCGCCGCGGGCGCGCTGCGCAAGGACATCGCCCAGTGA
- a CDS encoding DUF6529 family protein: protein MTADPNAATQGFPVPSPAHRRPHPARCLVPALVAAAVAVGLGAYGRIHHPTGTAFNLAGFSSTSAVKSWLATTAFAFALVQLVSAFMVYGRLPGPSWAPALHRWSGRVAFLVAVPVAVHCLYALGFQTYEPRVLWHSLLGCFFFGAFSAKMLLLRSERLPGWLLPVTGGLVFVVLTVIWLTSALWFFRTFGVTT, encoded by the coding sequence ATGACCGCGGATCCGAACGCCGCCACGCAGGGCTTTCCCGTCCCCTCGCCCGCCCACCGCCGCCCGCACCCGGCCCGCTGTCTCGTCCCGGCCCTGGTGGCCGCGGCGGTCGCGGTCGGCCTCGGCGCGTACGGCAGGATCCACCACCCGACCGGGACCGCCTTCAACCTCGCCGGCTTCAGCAGCACGAGCGCGGTGAAGTCGTGGCTGGCCACCACGGCGTTCGCCTTCGCGCTCGTCCAGCTGGTCTCGGCGTTCATGGTGTACGGACGGCTGCCGGGGCCGAGCTGGGCACCGGCCCTGCACCGCTGGTCCGGGCGGGTCGCGTTCCTGGTGGCGGTGCCCGTCGCGGTGCACTGCCTCTACGCGCTGGGCTTCCAGACGTACGAGCCGCGCGTGCTGTGGCACTCGCTCCTCGGATGCTTCTTCTTCGGTGCATTCAGTGCCAAAATGCTCCTGCTCCGCTCGGAGCGACTGCCCGGCTGGCTGCTGCCCGTGACCGGAGGACTCGTCTTCGTGGTCCTCACCGTCATCTGGCTGACGTCCGCTCTCTGGTTCTTCCGCACGTTCGGAGTGACGACATGA